The proteins below come from a single Argentina anserina chromosome 1, drPotAnse1.1, whole genome shotgun sequence genomic window:
- the LOC126793012 gene encoding zinc finger CCCH domain-containing protein 44 yields the protein MMSAGQCQAMGDLDDSQLVGAVAAVVNKEVSMAEVAAEVKEAKSSVGKKRRGRPPGPGGQGRAKATLVRKKNEEEDVCFICFDGGSLVLCDRRGCPKAYHPSCIKRDEAFFKSKAKWNCGWHICSSCQKASHYMCYTCTYSLCKGCIKDADYQCVRGNKGFCGTCMRTIMLIENVQGNKEAAQVDFDDKSSWEYLFKVYWILLKGQLSLTLDDLINAKNPYKRQAVVACQGGASNEICVGHRTIDSGSLNSSVDLGALNSNGSNKKPRIGEKGMSFPEGTSWATKELLELVAHMKNGDVSVLSQFDVQALLLEYIKKNNLCDPHRKCQIICDPRLRNLFGKESVCHSEMLKLLECHYLIKESSTEANNIGAGFVNAVATEMEIDGNDDNQLMMCSDKRRKTRKRIDERVIPTNLDAYAAIDVHNINLIYLRRNLLEILLDDVDKFHERVVGSIVRIRISSSDQKHDTYRLVPVIGTNKVAEGYKIGTRTTDMKLEISNLDKKEILPIDQISDQEFSEDECKRLRQSIKCGLMKRFTVGEIQDKAMALRTLRVNDELAAEILRLNHLRDRASENGHRKELRELVEKLQLLDSPDERKHRLNQIPEVHSDPKMDPSYVPEDSGGKDLTQDGNVKLRRVVSGRKERVSFSPRMEGGISNKSGSKTLKNQAREAFGINGLNTTTNQASAIGLVRCGRTNESAIESKIASEVGSENTSGSFSAVMKVNLPIESFQMEKIWFYRDPTGKVQGPFAMVQLCKWNTTGVFPPDHRIWRINEDDSILLTDALKGQYCRKPLLTNESNIQSQGLEVPLDERNSGLDGRCNKGMNATPIDGKKVEESWNTKQDGQTLQNSGNTEVVRNSIAADTVNSNEKQSGDSGSAEVLRSITLADDVNSNGKQAGIRNVCSTEVIRSRSPADAVNYSEQQTGIHLQGCDLVKIDSPLSNHPQECSSLTSTVLSVKLDATLLHQEGEGTTENNSNQKNGNMDWRKTTQDQMNDARGNENQSDSEGQSVQSSAQNWTHAPANSPSPSNGCDFTSDFVPVTKTFETSEQDERELDFPDFTSPTSKQSNGDVRGEASEKNPSLSSNLPVQDGGHSWSDSNVVGGGEQLQKVVGDWGGYSPTPANPSVEEWDSSLVSASSLKPSEIPSNFVATPVSVSGQMTEPIISQPTSNASSWPEILTETNEFCTLPADESVSDLLAEVEAMESLCGLATPTSIMHCGGEFIEGSKNDSISSVEGFSPAPEPGKGDALSATCDLQLLSEAVVTEEPLAVCQTSILDLQLRSGVRSSTRAQGDGKPSDVSVKELEVNVSVDQMEASEIQMIAPSKECWDMSSTDNPWKAGLESTEASTEAVQGSINAKWGGSDPGGTNVHDLQQMSGIHSSKSNEGERKPSVSVNQPEANVSADQLEPGEIPITAPSKESWDMSTADNPRKSRLESRENSCEAVQGNVNAGWGQGRGSTNIGWGGPDPGNANVGWRGGQGTIQGNTFINSSAPAGGGTWEGQSRHGGDKSSGPRGRSFPNRDVGFGKGRYAGDRQALYGNRNGGGSFGQPPRGQRVCKYYESGYCRKGGSCTYLHPS from the exons ATGATGAGCGCCGGTCAGTGCCAAGCCATGGGCGACCTCGACGATTCTCAGCTCGTCGGAGCTGTTGCGGCGGTTGTTAACAAGGAGGTGAGTATGGCTGAGGTGGCGGCGGAGGTCAAAGAGGCGAAGAGTAGCGTCGGGAAGAAGAGGCGGGGCCGGCCGCCGGGGCCGGGCGGGCAGGGAAGAGCTAAAGCCACGCTGGTGAGGAAAAAGAACGAGGAGGAGGATGTCTGCTTTATTTGCTTCGACGGCGGGAGCTTAGTGCTTTGTGATCGGAG GGGATGTCCGAAGGCGTACCACCCGTCATGCATCAAGCGGGATGAGGCGTTTTTCAAATCAAAGGCCAAATGGAATTGCG GTTGGCATATATGCAGCAGCTGTCAGAAGGCGTCGCATTATATGTGCTATACTTGTACATATTCATTGTGCAAGGGATGTATTAAAGACGCGGATTACCAATGCGTACGAGGAAACAAAGGATTCTGTGGAACTTGTATGCGGACTATAATGCTAATTGAAAATGTGCAAGGGAATAAGGAAGCG GCTCAAGTGGATTTTGATGACAAAAGCAGCTGGGAGTATCTCTTCAAGGTGTACTGGATACTTCTGAAAGGGCAACTATCATTAACTTTGGATGATCTCATTAACGCTAAAAATCCTTATAAAAGACAGGCTGTTGTGGCTTGTCAGGGAGGAGCTTCGAATGAAATTTGTGTTGGTCATAGGACAATTGATTCAGGTTCCCTCAACTCTTCTGTGGACCTAGGAGCATTGAATTCCAATGGGTCTAATAAAAAGCCTAGAATTGGTGAAAAAGGGATGTCTTTTCCTGAAGGCACAAGTTGGGCAACGAAGGAGCTCTTGGAGTTAGTTGCTCACATGAAAAATGGCGATGTATCCGTGTTATCTCAGTTTGATGTCCAGGCACTTTTGCTGGAGTacataaagaaaaacaatctTTGTGACCCTCACCGAAAATGCCAAATCATTTGTGATCCAAGGCTCAGAAATCTGTTTGGGAAAGAAAGTGTCTGTCATTCAGAAATGTTGAAGCTTCTTGAATGTCACTACCTAATAAAGGAAAGTTCCACAGAAGCAAATAATATTGGTGCTGGATTTGTTAATGCTGTTGCTACTGAGATGGAGATTGATGGGAATGATGACAATCAATTGATGATGTGTAGTGATAAGAGGCGTAAAACACGCAAAAGGATTGATGAGAGGGTAATCCCTACTAATCTAGATGCATATGCAGCTATTGATGTTCATAACATCAATTTGATCTACTTGCGGCGCAATTTGCTTGAAATTCTACTTGATGATGTTGATAAATTCCATGAAAGGGTTGTTGGTTCAATTGTGCGAATAAGAATTTCTAGTAGTGATCAAAAGCACGATACATATAGGCTTGTGCCAGTTATAG GGACCAACAAGGTTGCTGAAGGCTATAAGATTGGCACTCGAACAACTGACATGAAGCTTGAAATCTCAAACTTGGACAAGAAAGAGATCTTACCAATTGATCAGATCTCTGATCAGGAGTTCTCCGAG GATGAATGCAAACGGTTACGTCAGAGTATAAAATGTGGGCTGATGAAACGATTTACAGTG GGAGAGATTCAGGATAAAGCAATGGCACTTAGAACACTTAGAGTAAACGAT GAGTTGGCAGCTGAGATTTTACGGCTTAATCACCTTCGTGACCGTGCAAGTGAAAATGGACACAGAAAGGA GCTGAGGGAGCTTGTGGAGAAACTACAGCTTCTGGACTCGCCGGACGAGCGTAAACACAGGCTAAATCAAATTCCTGAAGTACACAGTGATCCTAAAATGGATCCAAGTTATGTGCCTGAAGACAGTGGGGGAAAAGACCTGACGCAAG ATGGCAATGTCAAATTAAGGAGAGTCGTCTCAGGTAGAAAGGAAAGGGTATCTTTCTCTCCACGGATGGAAGGTGGTATTTCTAATAAAAGTGGAAGCAAGACACTGAAAAATCAAGCTAGAGAAGCATTTGGTATAAATGGATTGAATACGACAACAAACCAAGCTAGCGCCATTGGTTTGGTTCGCTGCGGTAGGACTAATGAGTCAGCCATCGAATCTAAGATTGCTTCTGAGGTTGGATCAGAAAATACATCAGGGTCCTTTTCTGCAGTGATGAAGGTAAACTTACCTATTGAGAGTTTTCAAATGGAGAAGATTTGGTTCTACCGGGACCCCACTGGAAAAGTCCAGGGACCATTTGCTATGGTACAGTTGTGTAAATGGAATACAACTGGAGTCTTTCCTCCAGATCATAGAATATGGAGGATAAATGAGGATGACTCCATCCTTTTGACTGATGCATTGAAGGGGCAGTACTGTAGAAAACCGTTGTTGACAAATGAAAGCAACATACAGTCTCAAGGATTGGAAGTTCCCTTGGATGAAAGAAACAGTGGCTTGGATGGTAGATGCAACAAAGGTATGAATGCAACTCCTATAGATGGTAAAAAGGTTGAAGAGAGCTGGAACACAAAGCAAGATGGTCAAACTTTGCAGAATAGTGGTAATACTGAAGTTGTAAGGAACAGTATAGCTGCAGACACTGTCAATTCGAATGAGAAACAATCTGGAGATAGTGGTAGTGCTGAAGTTTTAAGGAGCATTACACTCGCAGATGATGTCAATTCCAATGGGAAACAAGCTGGAATCCGTAATGTTTGTAGTACTGAAGTTATTAGGAGCAGATCACCTGCAGATGCTGTCAATTACAGTGAACAACAGACCGGAATCCATTTACAAGGATGCGATTTAGTGAAGATTGATTCTCCTTTGTCCAATCATCCCCAAGAGTGTAGTTCACTAACTTCGACTGTGTTGTCGGTGAAATTAGATGCAACCCTGTTGCACCAAGAAGGGGAGGGTACAACTGAAAATAACTCAAACCAGAAGAATGGAAATATGGATTGGCGAAAGACTACTCAGGATCAAATGAATGATGCACGGGGTAATGAGAACCAATCTGATAGTGAGGGCCAGTCGGTGCAATCTTCTGCACAAAACTGGACTCACGCACCTGCAAATAGTCCTTCACCTTCAAATGGCTGTGATTTTACCTCTGACTTTGTTCCTGTGACTAAAACATTTGAGACATCAGAACAAGATGAGAGGGAACTTGATTTTCCAGATTTTACCAGTCCCACTTCGAAACAAAGCAATGGAGACGTGCGAGGTGAGGCTTCTGAAAAAAATCCATCTCTGTCTTCAAATCTCCCTGTTCAGGATGGAGGACATAGCTGGAGTGATTCTAATGTAGTTGGTGGTGGGGAGCAGCTTCAAAAAGTAGTTGGTGATTGGGGTGGGTATTCCCCAACCCCAGCCAACCCATCTGTTGAGGAATGGGACTCCAGTCTTGTGTCTGCATCTTCTCTTAAACCAAGCGAGATACCTAGTAATTTTGTTGCAACTCCTGTTTCCGTGAGTGGTCAGATGACGGAACCCATCATATCCCAGCCCACCTCCAATGCATCTAGTTGGCCGGAAATTCTTACTGAAACCAATGAGTTTTGCACTTTACCTGCTGATGAGTCAGTTTCAGATCTTCTGGCTGAAGTTGAAGCTATGGAGTCCCTGTGCGGCTTGGCTACCCCAACATCAATCATGCATTGTGGAGGGGAATTTATAGAGGGTTCAAAAAATGATAGTATAAGTTCTGTAGAAGGATTCAGCCCAGCACCTGAACCTGGAAAAGGTGATGCTTTAAGCGCGACATGTGATTTACAGTTACTGTCTGAAGCGGTGGTGACAGAGGAACCACTTGCGGTATGTCAGACAAGCATTCTTGATCTACAACTAAGGTCTGGTGTGCGTTCTTCCACAAGAGCCCAGGGAGACGGAAAGCCTAGTGATGTTTCAGTTAAAGAACTGGAGGTAAATGTTTCAGTTGACCAAATGGAAGCCAGTGAGATCCAAATGATTGCTCCATCCAAGGAATGTTGGGACATGTCTAGTACAGACAATCCATGGAAAGCTGGGTTAGAAAGCACAGAAGCCAGTACAGAAGCAGTTCAGGGAAGTATAAATGCCAAGTGGGGAGGATCAGACCCTGGGGGCACAAATGTGCATGATCTGCAGCAAATGTCGGGTATACATTCATCCAAAAGCAATGAAGGGGAGAGAAAGCCTAGTGTTTCAGTTAATCAACCGGAGGCAAATGTTTCAGCTGACCAATTGGAACCTGGTGAAATCCCGATCACTGCTCCATCCAAGGAAAGTTGGGACATGTCTACTGCAGACAATCCTAGGAAATCTAGATTAGAAAGCAGGGAAAACAGTTGTGAAGCAGTTCAGGGAAATGTAAATGCTGGCTGGGGACAAGGCCGAGGAAGTACAAATATTGGTTGGGGAGGACCAGACCCGGGAAATGCAAATGTGGGTTGGCGAGGTGGTCAGGGAACAATACAGGGAAACACATTCATAAATTCAAGTGCCCCTGCCGGAGGAGGGACGTGGGAAGGTCAGTCAAGACACGGAGGAGACAAATCCTCTGGTCCGAGAGGCCGGAGTTTTCCAAATAGGGATGTAGGTTTTGGCAAGGGTAGGTATGCAGGGGACAGGCAGGCATTATATGGTAACCGGAATGGAGGAGGTTCATTCGGGCAGCCTCCACGAGGCCAGCGGGTTTGTAAATATTACGAAAGCGGGTATTGCAGAAAGGGAGGATCGTGCACTTACTTGCACCCATCATGA